In Rutidosis leptorrhynchoides isolate AG116_Rl617_1_P2 chromosome 2, CSIRO_AGI_Rlap_v1, whole genome shotgun sequence, one genomic interval encodes:
- the LOC139891638 gene encoding BTB/POZ domain-containing protein At5g41330-like, which translates to MPPFSQSGPISNGFSHNHQNNKYSSSNIITIDVGGQLFQTTKQTLTLAGSKTLFSKLFESCDKNEIPFIDRDPELFSILLSLLRTGNLPSKAKSFDIQDIIFEAKFYGIDDILVQTQSNPSQFEAFDLVKSMILPLSGRDSPSAIATTPNGSVHVSHGSKITSFDWSLQRKSTTLTNFTAIDSLLALSTNVVAAGATDFSGLQILDLDLGFVRQTLNWENVTKSSSTVQAIGVSPEYLFTSFESGRRNSNSIMVYDLNSFKVVSEIAHNEIFGAELDSAIPSTKLNWVPSLNLLMASGSHSGPSGVSGNIKFWDIRTGNAVWEIKETIDCFSDIAVSDSLSAVFKIGINTGEVSYIDLRNFGSYNSWNCIGDARKISNGKKEGLGCKIETHGNQVFCGKQGELELWSEVLMGSYKNEKDRIFRKNTLGRAKDLGGNRIMNMGFGGNKMFVTRKDQQCVEVWQSSVRRF; encoded by the coding sequence ATGCCACCTTTTTCACAATCAGGCCCTATCTCAAATGGGTTTTCACACAATCACCAAAACAACAAATATTCATCCTCCAATATCATCACCATTGATGTGGGTGGTCAGCTTTTTCAAACCACCAaacaaaccctaaccctagctggcTCCAAAACCCTTTTCTCAAAGCTTTTTGAATCATGTGATAAAAAtgaaatcccttttattgatagagACCCTGAATTATTTTCAATTCTTCTATCTTTATTAAGGACAGGTAATTTGCCATCAAAAGCTAAGTCTTTTGACATTCAAGATATCATCTTTGAAGCAAAATTTTATGGAATTGATGATATACTTGTTCAAACTCAATCAAACCCATCTCAATTTGAAGCTTTTGATCTTGTAAAATCAATGATTTTGCCTCTTAGTGGCCGGGATTCACCTTCTGCAATTGCAACAACACCAAATGGGTCAGTTCATGTTTCTCATGGTAGCAAAATTACATCTTTTGATTGGTCTTTACAAAGAAAGTCAACAACTTTGACCAATTTTACAGCTATTGATTCATTATTAGCTTTATCAACCAATGTTGTGGCAGCTGGAGCTACAGATTTTTCTGGGTTGCAAATTCTTGATCTTGATTTGGGTTTTGTTAGACAAACCTTAAACTGGGAAAATGTAACTAAATCTAGCTCAACTGTTCAAGCAATTGGGGTTTCCCCTGAATATTTATTCACTAGTTTCGAATCGGGTCGCAGGAATTCGAATTCTATCATGGTTTATGATCTTAACAGTTTCAAAGTTGTTTCTGAAATAGCCCATAATGAAATCTTTGGTGCTGAACTTGATTCGGCTATTCCATCGACTAAATTGAATTGGGTTCCTAGTCTTAATCTGTTAATGGCTTCAGGGTCCCATAGTGGTCCTTCAGGGGTGTCAGGAAACATAAAGTTTTGGGATATAAGAACAGGGAATGCAGTTTGGGAAATCAAAGAAACCATTGATTGTTTTTCGGATATTGCAGTTTCTGATAGCCTTTCAGCTGTTTTCAAGATTGGTATCAATACAGGAGAAGTTTCatatattgatttaagaaactttgGATCTTATAACTCATGGAATTGTATTGGTGATGCACGAAAAATTAGTAATGGCAAAAAAGAAGGATTGGGTTGCAAGATTGAAACCCATGGGAATCAAGTTTTTTGTGGGAAGCAAGGGGAATTAGAGTTATGGTCTGAGGTTTTGATGGGTTCTTACAAGAATGAAAAAGATCGAATCTTTAGGAAGAACACGTTAGGAAGAGCGAAGGATTTGGGCGGAAATAGGATcatgaatatgggttttggaggaAATAAAATGTTTGTAACCAGAAAAGATCAGCAATGTGTTGAAGTTTGGCAAAGCTCAGTGAGAAGATTTTGA